A genomic window from Equus asinus isolate D_3611 breed Donkey chromosome 25, EquAss-T2T_v2, whole genome shotgun sequence includes:
- the LOC139041983 gene encoding small proline-rich protein 2I-like, translated as MSSQQQQCKQPCQPPPVCPPKCPEPCPPPKCPEPCPPPQRQQKCPPVQPPPPCQQKCPPKSK; from the coding sequence ATGTCTTCTCAACAGCAGCAGTGCaagcagccctgccagccccctcctGTGTGCCCACCTAAGTGCCCAGAGCCGTGCCCGCCCCCAAAATGCCCTGAGCCGTGCCCACCCCCACAGAGGCAGCAGAAATGCCCTCCTGTGCAACCTCCTCCACCATGCCAGCAGAAGTGCCCGCCCAAGAGCAAGTAA
- the LOC139042076 gene encoding small proline-rich protein 2E-like: protein MSSQQQQCKQPCQPPPVCPPKCPEPCPPPQRQQKCPPVQPPPPCQQKCPPKSK, encoded by the coding sequence ATGTCTTCTCAACAGCAGCAGTGCaagcagccctgccagccccctcctGTGTGCCCACCTAAGTGCCCAGAGCCGTGCCCACCCCCACAGAGGCAGCAGAAATGCCCTCCTGTGCAACCTCCTCCACCATGCCAGCAGAAGTGCCCGCCCAAGAGCAAGTAA